DNA sequence from the Puntigrus tetrazona isolate hp1 chromosome 2, ASM1883169v1, whole genome shotgun sequence genome:
TTAAGTTAAGTTAAAGATAAAGTTACAGTGCTGGTGTGAGATAAACATTGCAAACTTTCAACCGTCTATAGTTTACAACATGGTAGTTTCTGAATTTAGTGACATGTACAAGTTGGAATACTTCTAATGAAGCTCATGAAGCTATAAAGGGTGTAGAGAGCTGCTCTGATACAGACATATCTAATATTCAGCCTTCTAGCTTGCTTAAGGCTTTCACAAGAAACGTAAAGTGTGTTggcttgtatattatataacatttgtgATTTATGTTCTTGAAAAACCATTATTGCAACTTTGATCaaatttgctttttaatgttgaagtttttaatttcattatttaatttatttatttatttatacggCATCAGCAATTTAcctataatgaaataaatatggcATAAGGTAGATTATGAGATTATGTATAGATTTTGCCTGAAGGTGCCTTCTTCCCATGAGACAGATGAGGcaatattacaaattacaatatattatacagtACGCTTTATTAAGCGTGATTATTTCATATAGGTTACTTTTAATGTCAAAAGCAGATTTGCTTAACAAATCAACATTAACAACATtgagtttcttttttccaagctttttctttctttctttctttttttttttttttttttttttgcccaacaAAGCCCTGTTTGTCTCAACTCTTCACTAAACTGTTGTTTGTGCAGTATTCAGAGTTATGTGGTTATCACAGAAGGTGTCAGTCCCTTTCTTAGGGCCCTTTTGAATGTAATTGATTTCCTACATTTGGACATAAAACTGTATAATCAATAGGCTAAAGAGAGAAGAGTCAGCTTTGATTCATGAGCCTTGTTAAGCATTTGTAAAATGTGAATAACGAGATTTGTTAGATGCTAATCTGaacctgtaaataaaacaacagccaataatttatattataaaacaattatggTCCTCGAATTGGAGTAGCATATACACAGTTCACCGTGACCTTTCACTACATGTATCACTTCTCTTGTTTGTCCTTGTGTGTTTCACACATAGTAACGTGCCCCTCTCTTGCATTGTGCACCATTCACTCAATCAATATGTTCAAAAACACTGTATTCAACAACATTAGTTCATTCACCTTATTTAATATcttcagatttattaaaaaaatctctttgaGTAAATCATTGGATTATTGATATGTAGccaattcattcaaaacacagatttattcagaaattaaCAAGCAATTATCCTAAttaatcactgaatcatttacataaatttaaatatgatatatgcAAGGCACAGTTAATTGTCCCTTTATTTACTTGATGATTTTACAAACATACAATCAAAATGCTTAAGGAAAACGCCTGCCTTAAAGGATTTTACCTATTTGTTTCAAGCAGTGGAAACCCCATTCATACACTGCCCTTCTTCTGATATTAGTTTATATTCACCCATCAAAATGCCTCTGATTGGTGGAGAAATCTGTGGGAGGAGCCTGTGCTCAGCATGTCAGACAGTGGCTGTAGAGGAAAGAGTATCtcgcctgcctgcctgccaAGTGCTGGATGCTCTGGAGACTGAGTGCCTCACTCTGAACGCTCTTTGCACTTCAAGAGTGTTGAAACACAGTCAGCATTTTGGTCAATTGCCGCTGTCTCCTCTCCTCTGattctctgtgtgtctgtgttgtgtAGGAGGCTCTTGCAGACAATTGTCGAACGATTTTGCTGATTTACAGGAAGAGTTGTCACAGAAGTGAGGTGACGGATGCTCACACAGTACCTGCTTTCTTTGATCTATGTGACGGATGATGTTCAATTTGAATTCACCAGACTGAAGTAGACTCAGATCATATCATTGACTACGGATATTCAGGGAAATGAATACCTCACATCATCATGGACTGCACCATTCATTTCGGAATCACAGCCAGGGAGCTTTACCAGTGGGAAAGCCTGCTCAGGGTGAGAGAGGATCTTCCTCTGGATGCTATGAGCAGCTGCTCATCTCCACAGAGGTGTTCCTCACGCTCGGGCTCGTCAGTCTCCTGGAGAACATTCTGGTGATCGCGGCTATTGTCAAGAACAAGAACCTTCATTCTCCAATGTACTTCTTTATATGCAGTTTAGCCGTAGCGGACTTGTTGGTCAGCGTCTCCAATGCCTCGGAAACGGTAGTGATGGCGCTCATCACGGGAGGCAACTTAACCAATCGCGAGAGCATCATCAAGAACATGGATAACATTTTTGATTCGATGATCTGCAGCTCACTGTTGGCTTCAATTTGGAGTTTGTTGGCCATCGCGGTGGACCGCTACATCACGATCTTCTACGCTTTGCGCTACCACAACATCATGACCCAACGGCGGGCAGGCACCATCATCACCTGCATCTGGACCTTCTGCACGGTCTCTGGTGTGCTCTTTATCGTGTACTCGGAGAGCACCACCGTTCTCATCTGCCTTATCAGCATGTTCTTCACCATGCTGGCGCTTATGGCCTCGCTCTACGTCCACATGTTTCTTTTAGCCCGGCTGCACATGAAGCGCATAGCCGCCCTTCCTGGCAACGGCCCTATCTGGCAGGCGGCAAATATGAAAGGGGCCATCACCATTACTATTCTGTTAGGTGTATTCGTGGTGTGCTGGGCTCCCTTCTTCTTGCATCTCATCCTCATGATCTCCTGCCCCCGGAACCCTTATTGCATCTGCTTCATGTCCCACTTCAACATGTATCTGATCCTCATTATGTGCAACTCGGTCATAGACCCTCTCATCTACGCCTTCAGGAGCCAAGAGATGAGGAAGACCTTCAAGGAGATCTGCTGCTGCTGGTATGGACTGACCTCTCTTTGTGTTTAAGCTTTTGATGACTTTTAAGGATCCTGATTGTGAGACAGCACTAAGCAACCAACACTGGACGATGCTGATATTGTAGAACATTACACTAATTATGCTGCATAGCTTGTGTGATTATTCTGcgcacatttatttgataccCAGAGAAATGTGATACTGTGCTAACCatgaaaaaatgctaatgttaATGACTCAAGGATTCATTGACATGCTGTTTTAGTCTCATTCATTTTGCTTGTTGAATAAGACATCAAAAAGTGCCAATGTTTAAAATCACTAAATGACAGCAAATTTATGGCACCGTGTTGTGATTCAGTGACTCAAGCACATGCACAGCATTCGGTAACCGTGATTATGTTCTCTCATCAAGTTTGTATTTCAGCTTGAGAGGCGTTGCAGCTTAATAAATGTGTTCCAGActtctgaatttatttttgtattttgtaagatcattttatttttcttttgcaatgGCATTTCATTgtgcaaataaaacatcaaaaccaGCAATTATGGCTCACATATTTTATTGTGAAGTAGTAGATTTGATGGCCTGGTAAGAAATTTGTTCTTAAGTCAcaaattttattccattttccTTCCTTTTCCAGCTTCAGAGTCATGGAGCTcaaaaagtaaatgcatataTCATTAAGTAAAAGACTGCCTTCAAGTACTTAGAAGCTATCTTTTTTATCAGTCTGTTTTGAAGGTTACCACATTGTGCTGAATAAACTCTCATCTAGTACGTTTACAAAAAAGAAGGATTTCTGTCAGTTTGCACAACCACTAAGCTCTCATATATCCATGATTTTCTTCTCTGCAGTAAAATGAATTGACCTTAAATCAAGGCCAGTGCAACTGAATGCACTAAAGAACATATTGAGATTAGTTCTATCAGCACGCTGAGGCCTGGAAGCTTTTAGTTGGCATTCCTGTTAGCAATAATAATGGCTCAGCTGGTGTCTGAGCCTCTAGGAGTACACAATTTTGATCCATATTTGATCACAGGCACTCTTTCCTAATTATAGGTGGTTTGAGCCAATCACCTGAGCTGTATGTGACAAATCTCTCTGGAGCGACCGTGAACATTATGTCATGACCACCGATTAGATGATGTCACCATGAGGACGCGCTGTCTCAAATATTTCAGGAGCAATTTTCCTATTCTGCAATATGCAATTTAAgtctttaaatacaaataatatgaatataaggtatgcatttaagaaataatttgtAGTTAGAATATGGGGATATACTTTTTAATGGCTGTCAATGGAGATAGATGCTTCCGGATTGTGtagttaaagggttactccaccccaaaatgaaaattttgtcattaatcacttaccctcatgttgttccaaactcgtaaaagctttgtttgtctttagaACAGGATTTAAAGGAGACATATTATGCCCCTATTTTACATAAGGTAATTTAAATCtcagtttcagctcaaaaaGCCCcgcagatcatttattatattattttgaaaatgcctacTTTGAGAGTGAAAGCAGAAAAATAAGAgtctttttatatgaaaataagcTGCTACTCCCCGCCCCCTTTTCCAGAACAAACCTGCGCCATTACAGCTCTTACCTGCTAAAACGTATTTTTGATTctgattatattgtttatagtgttgaaattgtgcattttaaaccatattagttTAATATTAACCATGTTACAGTTTTCTGGACAGAAAGTGGCTGTCAAAAGCGTGTGAATACTAAACTTCTCATTCACGTTTacgtcaaaaacacaaaaacagtcggttaattatgtctgtgaaggtaaactgtatataaataaataaaaaaaatcacacataaaataaatttgaaaataagTTAGATCTGTGTAGAAGCAGcaataaaatccataaaatcCACTGGTCTCTTGTCTCCTCTGaggctttgttttgctttcaacATGGCATTTGAACTGGTACACCATTGTCGCAAGattttactaaaacaaagttacagtgttaatgcttttttttgacatttcctTGGTTAATAGACGCACCGCTGACCTCATTTTAGCacctaaaatatctaaaacttAGATTTCCATGATATGTCACCTTTAACATTATTTGGATtaaaaaccaggaggcttgtgactttCCCATAGCTGTtgcacagaaagaaaacaaaaataacagctttattCAATGATTTGGCACTTAACAGAGCGCTACGGTGATGTTATGGTGATGAATCGTTGAACAAggcctttatttttgttttctttccatccaaaaagtattctcatagcttcataatgttacggttgaaccaccagtgacagatggagcattcagacGACGCCTTTCATACATTTCTGCATCTTGACAGtggtaattgtttggcagtcaatgggacaatcGCAAGCCTCATGGTTTTCATTCTAAATATGTTAAATCGTGTtccaaagacgaacaaagcttttatgggtttggaacgacgtgggggtaagcgattaatgacaaaatgtattagtttcacgtataaaacaaatgtaataacaCATGAAACCAACTAAAACAGAGCAGAGGCAGAATTTAAGACATAGATGAATTGTGTTCAAACACTTGTCTTGTCAGGTTCTTATTGAATCAGACCCTCTTCTCCTTTAATACATGAATTACCCTCCTGCCCTTTTTATATGCCTGGACAGCTGCCTAATTAAGAGCCATTTCACATTTGTAAACCCCGGGGATCCTCCTGGCCCAGCCATCTTTTCAGCTCAAAGAATTTGAAAAGTCTTTAAAACAGCCCATTAATCTGATGGGAACCTATCCTATTGTTATTAACTTGATTTGAAGTtgttattgcaaataaaagttatttagataCGGTACCCTTTCTAGTTGTTCCAGTCCGTTTGGTTGCAGAAAAGAATTCATCATTAGGACATGATAGGTCACCTCTGAGTAATCCATCGATCAATGTAAGTGTGACATAAAGCCCCTCTTAGGCTTTCTTCCCTGTTTAAAAGGCTTTACCGGATTTTCTACTGTCATTACGTTTGATTTGACGTCACAATCCATTCACATGTAAAACCAGAAACATGAGTGTCTCAGATTTCAGCTTGACAATCATCTTTCTGGTCCCAGGTCACAGTCTATCTCCtcgttgaataaaaaaaaaaaacatcttttctcTTAACACGTGACATGATAAGTGCTTCTTCCACGTGCATGATAGATTTTCACAGCTTCAAATCCATTACAGGTATGAAAAGATTTCTTTGAAAAGGTAATGCAAATGTGTGAAATGGAGGCAATTTCATCTTGTACAGGCAAGCAGATGCGTAAGGGGTCTCTCTGTAATTCTGGTCACTCAAATTGATTGGCTCTAATTGAGCATGGGCATTGACACATTAGCTCTATACCCCATGGCCGTGTCTCGGTAAATGAGGCTTCCTCATAATAGCCTGAATTTATTTGCGAAAGACTCTTATTCTTAGCGATCTGAGCTTGGCTTTTTGGTAAAGAACGAAgggaaaaaatacagcaatgaaCACAGAGCATCATGATGGTCTTGACAGTAAATCTTGtaattaaagcttttaaatggataaataaataaatgtggctaaaaatgtaagtatttttttggattttgctAAATACCAgtaagcgtttttttttttttttttttgagcaaatatatgtcaattaaaattaatcataaatattGAACAGTTTCATGCCAGTGAAGTTCATGTGAATGAGTTGTTTTCAGGGAATGCCTATAGAtcctttattcaaatatttaattaagtagATGTGGCAGATAATGGCGGCTTATAAAGGATGGCAAAAATTTGTTGGTAATTAAAGGaatgtttactgttttgttcagtgtgtttttatttgtgtcagACTCACATATAGACATCATTATGGtgattttactttattagtcattttaagTTAGCTGGACCAagttcaaaaaaatattatttacttttttaccaATATACCAGGGAAAGAAATCTCCAGTATAATCTAAATGTAGTTGCTATGTCACATTATGAAAATTATCAGAATGAAACCAccaaatatgtactgtatgaaaCCACCATGAATACAGaaagttttagatttttggggatttctctttttcataaTCAGTGACATCTGTATTTGttactacagtatttatattaaaaatgcagacTTTATTCACTTTCTGTGACAGAAAGACAttgcaattataattaataaattaataatatgaatcAATTTTCAGAGGCAGAACACAGACacttttgtattaaataaaccTATAGGATAAAGgatattatattttctattagaAAACTGAATTGGGAAAATTCTCTCTCAGTTTGTGATTTGCAGAGCCTTTTAGGAAATTGAATTTActggaaaaactaaaaataaatgcatctccTTTTACACTCAAAGCACCAAACCATTAAGAGCTATCAACAAGAAACTCCATTAAAGTATACTTTGTAGAGAGCATGCATGTTGATACATTTCCTTAATTGACTGATGGCACATGCATTTGATGAACGATCTTGATCTGGAAAAATATACTGGACCTGTGGGATAGCAACATCATCCACATCCATCTGGGCTCAGTCAGGCTGTTCAGCCCCACGACATACATCCACCGAGCCAACTGGCACCATCACTCAGTATGctgtgacagaaaaacaaatgctgtgAAAGGCAGATGTGTAACTGTTCATTGTGTCTTATTTAGAGAACCTGTCactgagagaagaaaaaatagtAAAGAAATAAGATGCTATATAGGATCGAACAATGGATGTTTAGTACATGTTTTATGTGTAAACTTAGTCAAAAGAAACCccaaagatatatatatatatatatatatatatatatatatatatatatatatatatatatatatatatatatatatatatatatagagagagagagagagagagagagagagagagagagagagagagagagagaaagcgctGGTTCCTCTCTGAAGCTTAAAGCAGTGCATTTTTTGCAGTACTTGCTGAAGTAATGCAAAACATTCATTACTGTTTATAAAATTAGCctgaaatgaatattataaaattagcTACGGATAGAAAccccattttaatttaaaattatgaaataaacattcaggagaggaagaaaaaatgcattttttttttttaaacaaaatgaaccGTGAAAATGAGAACCAGTTTCAATTACACCTGCAAGATAACAAGGCTAATGGTGTAGGATTATATTCACAATCACGGCAGGCCGCTGAGGCAGGTCTATTTTTTCCTTACATGATTACTTTGAAGGAAAATAGGGAATGAgatgtgaataaaatgtatcCATTAGGGAGTCTAAGCGCTGTGGGAATGGGGCGTTCTGTGTGGCGAGCTGCCTATCTGCATCTCATCGCAGTGATATTTAGTGCAGATGAGAACACCCACAACCTGGCACGATGCTCTCTTAGACCTGATGCCAAAAACGGTATGACACACCTCAAAGAAGACGCTTCCATTTAGTGCTTTCATTCTgtcaaaatacaaatgaaaaccaGCCTTATGCAAACTGCACTGCGCATTTTAAAGACTCATCCATGACGTTGAAGGCGCAGTTGACAATCGCGACATTTACAACATTAAGGCTTTGGCAagaatacatatatttacaaaaatgaagtTGCTTTTTATAAAAGTGCCTGCTAATTGAATGCATGTAAATCTATTAATGCACTGTATTGATCCGTTTAGCAGTGGCGGACTGAGGGATATTTTTACAGGCAAGAGTGTAAATGAATATTGATCAAACCTACTCACCTTACAGTGTTGAAATAAAACTATAGTATGCTTTCCATCATGTCCCTCGGCTGATAATTATGCTTCTACGCACAAACGATCTCTCTCTGAAACTAAAAATAGCTTTGATTATTAATGACATGCTATTATCTTTCTGGTTACCAACCCAATACTTGTAAACATAGGAAATGAATAGAACAAATCATGCAGAACCGTTTCTCACAGATCGGGGCTATCGTTGTGAATAAGATTTTTCCTGGGGACTGGATGGGAGGAGGGGCCACTAAGGGcctcaaatatattatatatagcacATACGCCCTCAGATCCTTTGGCCACGGTGGTGTACAAGTGGTAAAAACTATATAGATACTGTTcgttttctcacacaaaccGCTTGTTTCGTGTCTTAGTCCATCAATGTATCTTTACAATGGGGTATGGtttaatttgtctttatttattatatactaaCTATTCAACAGAGTTTGAATgccatttgtaacatttaactgaatatcatttaattgtatttctttaaaaaagcattttatctAACACCCTCCTGCCACGAACCACCACCGCTGTTTTCTGCAGGGTGCATGAGTCAGAAAAGAGGAATAAAAACTTGTTAGTTCTGGGTTGAGTTCAGGGTCAAAACAATTTAGACTGTGCACCGTGTTATTTTGTGCAAACCATATACTCAGACCAATATTAGAGGATTCATAATTCAGTCTGCGATTACTGTTAATGGAACATATTTATTTGTGGAGAGAAAGCCAGTGTGCGTCACAGTTGCTCTTATGAGAGCATCTAAAATGGCAGGTCATATTAATTTATCACGGAAGCTAGCATTCATctgaattaaattgaataaagtcatttttatgcaattgtaTTTTCCTACGTTGAGAAATTGTAAATGTCACAGAACATTAGTAATTGCTGTTTTCTTCAAGCTAAAGCGTCTTTGGGGCGGCCTGCTATTGACCTACTAATTAATTCGTGTATTACATTGTTTAGCGTTTGTCACAAGCATAACTGCTTACCAGACTCTAAAATCAGTTCGCACAGAGACATCTTGATGATCTTTGCAGGtatgcattaaaaaacagaTCATTATGGACACATTATATACAAATCTGAGATTTCGTTGAATAAATTCCAGCCTTATGTGGCAAAGAGTGTGTTGAAAATATAAGCCTCGGTTTCATAGACGGGGCTTAGAATAAACCAGGATTAAGCTATAGTTcagttaggacatttaagtcatttttataaacgggccttagaaaaaaagcattactggtgaaaacagatttacattttagtctaggagtAGGTTCAAGCCTTGACTGTGAAAGCGGGGACATTTTCTCTGTACGGTGGTTTAGAGGATAGATTGTACTGAAGATTCAAAGGTAGATTGGCAGTGCAGTAGTCTCTTTTTCACAGGATTCAGACCAATTACTGTTGGAGAGCCACTGTCACAAGCGATTAGCCGAGGAATCAACCAGCCAGGGCTTTTTAAGTGACTGGTAGTACTAATTGTGATGATTGTGTCCTCTCATGCCCTCTGTGCAACCCTGAACTGAGTTTATATGTAACACCACAATTTCAAACTCCTCTATTCTGTAATTCTTACCGTTGCTAAAAGTGAATGCATCACGGTAAAAAATGCCTGTGAACAGCTGAGGAACTCTGTCAAAAATGAAGGTCGTCATCTTTTATTCCCCACACCTGTCTGCAACTGACGACGACTCCGCATCCTGGCCACATTAAACCTCAGgtgttcattatttttcagagtCAATTATTCCGCTTATACTACTGTTACCACACGTCAAGACATTGTTTACGCTGCATTTCAAGACACCCATCAGCGCTTGTGTGTAGGATTATTTTCTTACACA
Encoded proteins:
- the mc4r gene encoding melanocortin receptor 4, translated to MNTSHHHGLHHSFRNHSQGALPVGKPAQGERGSSSGCYEQLLISTEVFLTLGLVSLLENILVIAAIVKNKNLHSPMYFFICSLAVADLLVSVSNASETVVMALITGGNLTNRESIIKNMDNIFDSMICSSLLASIWSLLAIAVDRYITIFYALRYHNIMTQRRAGTIITCIWTFCTVSGVLFIVYSESTTVLICLISMFFTMLALMASLYVHMFLLARLHMKRIAALPGNGPIWQAANMKGAITITILLGVFVVCWAPFFLHLILMISCPRNPYCICFMSHFNMYLILIMCNSVIDPLIYAFRSQEMRKTFKEICCCWYGLTSLCV